The following proteins come from a genomic window of Lolium rigidum isolate FL_2022 chromosome 5, APGP_CSIRO_Lrig_0.1, whole genome shotgun sequence:
- the LOC124656289 gene encoding transcription repressor OFP13-like, giving the protein MGKKGALTAVFSRSKSNKSGVDSPPWPWPSCGDPQTDSFRAGGEPCASAASGSSMGSRCGPVASRHRKLVGAAGGGEMYKTVNSVYFDPDGGESCSGLKAGEDDGDEWVVVEDDGLPTATAACAEEDLPEAVIRSLSRTTLSTHRFFFDQDRPATNSILPAASSPAGSAPPEEEEEEDKPAALSEKEKQPGPGDGGKSLVAEESVAVAVESADPHQDFLASMEEMVAAHGLRGWDALEELLVWYLRVNAKRHHPLIVSAFVDLLLRLTTGTPSATSTTVTTSSSSTSTGSSASIGSSTSTSTSTTASTGSNVITTAAAAAGQCRGGKEASASCSSSSSSCVPSGFGEAGRGEG; this is encoded by the coding sequence atgggcaagaaaggcgccCTCACCGCCGTCTTCTCCAGGTCCAAGTCCAACAAGTCCGGCGTCGactcgccgccatggccgtggcCATCCTGCGGGGACCCGCAGACCGACTCCTTCCGCGCCGGCGGGGAGCCCTGCGCCTCGGCAGCCAGTGGCAGCAGCATGGGCAGCAGGTGCGGGCCTGTCGCCTCGAGGCACCGCAAGCTGGTCggtgctgccggcggcggcgagatgTACAAGACGGTCAactccgtctacttcgaccccgaCGGCGGGGAGTCGTGCTCCGGCCTCAAGGCGGGTGAGGATGACGGGGATGAgtgggtggtggtggaggacgaCGGCCTCCCGACGGCCACCGCTGCGTGCGCCGAGGAGGACTTGCCGGAGGCCGTAATCCGCAGCCTCAGCCGGACTACATTGTCCACCCACCGCTTCTTCTTCGACCAGGACCGGCCGGCGACCAACTCCATACTGCCCGCGGCCTCCTCGCCGGCCGGCAGCGCGCcacctgaggaggaggaggaggaggacaaacCGGCGGCGCTGTCCGAGAAGGAGAAGCAGCCGGGACCAGGAGACGGTGGCaagtcgctggtggcggaggagagcgtggcggtggcggtggagtccGCGGACCCGCACCAGGACTTCCTGGCGTCCATGGAGGAGATGGTGGCCGCGCACGGGCTGCGCGGCTGGGACGCGCTGGAGGAGCTGCTGGTGTGGTACCTCCGGGTCAACGCCAAGCGCCACCACCCGCTCATCGTCAGCGCCTTCGTCGACCTGCTCCTCCGCCTCACCACCGGCACTCCGTCCGCAACCTCGACGACGGTGACTACGTCGAGCAGCAGCACTAGCACCGGTAGCAGCGCGAGTATCGGCAGCAGCACGAGCACGAGCACAAGCACTACCGCTAGCACCGGTAGCAACGTGATcaccacagcagcagcagcagcggggcAATGCCGTGGCGGGAAGGAAGCTTCCGCGTCTTgctcgtcgtcttcttcttcgtgcGTCCCGTCTGGCTTCGGCGAGGCAGGCCGTGGAGAAGGCTAG